The Couchioplanes caeruleus nucleotide sequence ATGAACGCCGTGATCTGCTGGGTGTTCGGGAACTTCGGGGTGCCGGTGAAGTTCATCAGGCCGTACTCGGTGACCCAGATCGGCAGGTTGTAGCGGTTGTGCACGGCCTGCACGTACCCCATGAACTGCCCGACGGCCGCGTCGCTGAAGTCCGAGCCGTACCAGTGCAGGGTGATGAAGTCGACCTTGAGCCCGCGCTGGCGGGCGCCGGTCAGGAACCGGTCGAGCCAGCCGCCCGGGGTGTCCCCGCCGTACGCGACGGCCGGGCTGCCCAGCCGCATCCCGGTGCTCTGCAGCTGCGGCCACAGGTCGAGCGCCTGCTCCACGGTCATCTCGGCCTGGCCGGCCAGGTCCGGCTCGTTGAAGCCGAGCAGCGTCGAACCCTCGGTCCTCACCTTGGCCAGATTCGCTGCCGTGACGACGTTCTCGTCCCAGATCATCGGCACGAATTCGGCGTCGGCGGGCATCGCGTCGTTGTTCGTGCCCCAGTTGTAGTACCACTTCGCCCCGACGTCCTTGACCGCGCCGGAAAGGCCGTCGAACTGCCAGGTGCTCACGCCTTTCTTGCCGGCCGCCGGCGCGGGCGCCGGAACTGTCGCCGTCGGCGTGGCCGTCCCACCGGGCAGCGTCCATTTCTGGTTCGCCGCGCCGGTACAGGACCAGATCTGCAGGCGCGTTCCGGCGGCGTCCAGGCACTTGCCCGATCCGGTGTTGACGAGCTGTCCGCTGCGCGCCGACCACTTCTGTGCGCCGGTGCCGTTGCAGTCGTACAGCTGCACCCGGGCCCCGTCGGCGTGCGAGGCCGCGGCGACGTCGAGGCACTTCCCGAGCGCCTGCACGGCTTCGCCGTCGACGGTCCAGCGCTGCGCGGCGGTGCCGTTGCAGTCCCACAGCTGCACGGCGGTGCCGTTGGCCGGGTTGGCGCCGGCCACGTCGACGCACGTGCCGGTGCTGCCGGTGATCGGGCCGGCCGTGGCGGCCATGGCCTGGGTGACACCGAGGACGCCGAGACCGGCGACGACGACACTGGAGACGACAATCGCTAGGGAGCGCCGCCGGCGCGGCTGTGACGCTGACATGCCCGGCAACCTAACCGAGACAATGGTCGCCGGGCACATCGCGGACGCGGATTTAACCGACCCCTAAGCGGGCGGCTTTTTCTTTCCTTAGAAGTGTTATCGGCGCCAGGTCAGCGTGGCCACGCGACCCTGTTCTCCCGACGCCCAGCACGTTCCCCGTACGCATTGCACCGCGTCGAAACTGCCGCCGTCGAACTCGGTCCAGGTCCGGCCGCCGTCGCGGCTGAGGTCGCTGCCGGTGGGCCCGACCGCCAGGGCCGTGCGGGCATCCAGCCAGGCCGCGCCCGAACGGTATTCGTCCGGCTCCTCGCGGGCGGGGATCCAGCTCCGGCCGCTGTCACGGGTGGTCGCGGCGGCGTCGGGCGCGGTGCCGGCACGGCGTAGTCGCCGCCCACCGCGATGCCGTGCCGCGGGTCGCGGAAGGCGAGGCTGTAGACGCCCGCGCTGGGCCCGCCGGGGATGCTGCTGTCGGTGACCTGCCAGGTGCGGCCGCCGTTCGTGGTGGCGAAGACGCGGGCCCGCTCGCCGCCGCCCGTCGCGAACCAGGCCCGCCCGGCGCTGCCGTGGTCCGCCGTCACGAGGCAGGTGCCACTCGCGGCGAACGCGAACTCGCCGGGCAGCGCGCCGGGCATGCCGGTGGTGGGCCGCACCGACCAGGACCGGCCGCCGTCGGACGTGGTGAGGATCCGGAACCGGCCGCCGACCGGGTCGGACAGGGCCAGGCCGTGGCGGCGGTCGAGGAACGTCACGCAGTCGTAGAACGCCGCCGGGTCGTCGTTGCGGAACGTCTCCGCCCAGGTACGCCCGCCGTCGCCGGTCACGTACAGCCGCGACTGCTCGCCCTCGCCGATGGTCAGCGCGACGGCGTGGTCGGCGTCGAACGCCTCGATGTCACGGAACTGCAGGTCCGCCGTACCCGGGGGA carries:
- a CDS encoding glycoside hydrolase family protein produces the protein MSASQPRRRRSLAIVVSSVVVAGLGVLGVTQAMAATAGPITGSTGTCVDVAGANPANGTAVQLWDCNGTAAQRWTVDGEAVQALGKCLDVAAASHADGARVQLYDCNGTGAQKWSARSGQLVNTGSGKCLDAAGTRLQIWSCTGAANQKWTLPGGTATPTATVPAPAPAAGKKGVSTWQFDGLSGAVKDVGAKWYYNWGTNNDAMPADAEFVPMIWDENVVTAANLAKVRTEGSTLLGFNEPDLAGQAEMTVEQALDLWPQLQSTGMRLGSPAVAYGGDTPGGWLDRFLTGARQRGLKVDFITLHWYGSDFSDAAVGQFMGYVQAVHNRYNLPIWVTEYGLMNFTGTPKFPNTQQITAFITNSTKQLNAASYVERYAWFSLPAVGDSLPYGLYRNATSPTETGKAYRAAG
- a CDS encoding WD40/YVTN/BNR-like repeat-containing protein — encoded protein: MDPPGTADLQFRDIEAFDADHAVALTIGEGEQSRLYVTGDGGRTWAETFRNDDPAAFYDCVTFLDRRHGLALSDPVGGRFRILTTSDGGRSWSVRPTTGMPGALPGEFAFAASGTCLVTADHGSAGRAWFATGGGERARVFATTNGGRTWQVTDSSIPGGPSAGVYSLAFRDPRHGIAVGGDYAVPAPRPTPPRPPVTAAGAGSPPARSRTNTVRARPGWMPARPWRSGPPAATSAATAAGPGPSSTAAVSTRCNAYGERAGRRENRVAWPR